Proteins encoded in a region of the Dermacentor variabilis isolate DvarGA_F28HSL1 mitochondrion, complete genome genome:
- the ND4L gene encoding NADH dehydrogenase subunit 4L: MMISIMILYMIGFVSFFLNRFYMMMILLSIEYMYMSLLLMMCIYFSFFNVLSIFVFLVSIVCEAGLGMSLLVLMSFFFGNEMVKSMSLIKC; this comes from the coding sequence ATGATAATTTCAATTATAATTTTATATATAATTGGTTTTGTGTCTTTTTTCTTAAATCGTTTTTATATAATGATAATCTTATTAAGAATTGAATATATATATATATCATTATTGTTGATAATATGTATTTATTTTTCTTTTTTTAACGTTTTAAGAATTTTTGTTTTTTTAGTAAGTATTGTCTGTGAAGCTGGTTTAGGTATAAGCTTATTAGTATTAATAAGTTTTTTTTTTGGAAATGAAATAGTTAAATCAATAAGATTAATTAAATGTTAA
- the ND6 gene encoding NADH dehydrogenase subunit 6, with protein MIKMIIFLSILFMLMSHPILMLISLILLTLFLSMTFYLYFQLSLISLLMILMILGGMLIIFMYMISLCPNQKMSINNKLILISILLMIPISIPLIKMNLEIIQINKIYNMFFTNMLILMMIFLIVSLMVISKNLNWINCPIKKFV; from the coding sequence ATAATTAAAATAATTATTTTTTTAAGAATCTTATTCATATTAATATCTCACCCTATTTTAATATTAATTTCATTAATTTTATTAACATTATTTTTATCTATGACATTTTATTTATACTTTCAACTTTCATTAATTTCTCTTCTTATAATTTTAATAATTTTGGGAGGAATACTTATTATCTTTATATATATAATTAGTTTATGCCCTAATCAAAAAATAAGAATTAATAATAAATTAATTTTAATCTCAATTTTATTAATAATTCCCATTTCAATTCCCTTAATTAAAATAAACTTAGAAATTATTCAAATTAATAAAATTTACAATATATTTTTTACTAATATGTTAATTTTAATAATAATTTTTTTAATTGTCTCTTTAATAGTAATTTCAAAAAACTTAAATTGAATTAATTGTCCAATTAAAAAATTTGTTTAA
- the CYTB gene encoding cytochrome b has translation MMMLKLINPIKNLPTPSNISYMWNFGSLLGLCLMMQIFTGLFLAMNFSSDITTAFSMISHIQRDVNNGWLIRSIHANGASLFFIFLYIHVGRGIYYSSFYFVKVWFSGLIIIFILMATAFLGYILPWGQMSFWGATVITNLISAIPYIGNLMTYWIWGGFSVDNNTLIRFFSLHFILPFILLMMMLVHILLLHEKGSSNPLGLSMNIDKIPFHPYFTIKDIMGVVIIMMMFSIIVIIYPYSLMDAENFNIANPMITPPHIQPEWYFLFAYAILRSIPNKLGGVVALMMSIVIIISLSFSMNKKLSSSFYNKINKILFWSLVNCFLMLTYLGAMPIEFPYDMMSKIYTTLYFLMFILLPLS, from the coding sequence ATGATAATATTAAAATTAATTAACCCAATTAAAAATCTTCCAACGCCTTCTAATATTTCTTATATATGAAATTTTGGCTCTTTACTAGGTTTATGTCTTATAATACAAATTTTTACAGGTTTATTTTTAGCTATAAATTTCTCTAGAGATATTACTACTGCATTTTCCATAATTTCTCATATCCAACGAGATGTGAATAATGGATGATTAATTCGTTCTATTCATGCAAATGGAGCTTCATTATTTTTTATCTTTCTTTATATTCATGTAGGACGAGGAATTTATTATTCCTCCTTTTATTTTGTTAAAGTATGATTTTCAGGCCTAATTATTATTTTTATTTTAATAGCAACTGCTTTTTTAGGTTATATTTTACCTTGAGGACAAATATCATTTTGAGGTGCAACTGTAATTACAAACCTAATTTCAGCCATTCCTTATATTGGTAATTTAATAACCTATTGAATTTGAGGGGGCTTTTCAGTAGATAACAACACCTTAATTCGATTCTTTTCTCTTCATTTTATTCTTCCATTTATTTTACTTATAATAATATTAGTTCATATTTTATTACTTCATGAAAAAGGATCCAGAAATCCTTTAGGTTTATCTATAAATATTGATAAAATTCCATTTCATCCTTATTTTACTATTAAGGATATTATAGGAGTCGTTATTATCATAATAATATTTTCTATTATTGTTATTATTTATCCTTATAGTCTTATAGATGCAGAAAATTTTAATATTGCTAATCCAATAATCACCCCTCCTCATATTCAACCTGAATGATATTTTTTATTTGCTTATGCTATTTTGCGATCAATTCCTAATAAATTAGGGGGAGTGGTTGCTTTAATAATATCAATTGTTATTATTATTTCTTTATCTTTTTCAATAAATAAAAAATTATCATCCTCATTTTATAACAAAATTAATAAAATTTTATTTTGAAGTTTAGTAAATTGTTTCCTAATATTAACATATTTAGGGGCAATACCAATTGAATTCCCCTATGACATAATAAGAAAAATTTATACAACATTATATTTT